One window of the Zea mays cultivar B73 chromosome 3, Zm-B73-REFERENCE-NAM-5.0, whole genome shotgun sequence genome contains the following:
- the LOC100277253 gene encoding Protein root UVB sensitive 6, which yields MAPAVGLKRSATQTITLPPPDTRLAVRDVMRSTIPSQPAVAPASTERQAPAAALQGFLCLEEVDGRRWSYVVDGGAAKGRSRGGAVPAGAAVRAVPLQSPLPPAEEIMAFIRSYVVPEGFPDSVTPSYVPYMTWRALKHFFGGAMGVFTTRTLLSSVGVSQSKVTPGAIAINWILKDGAGRVGKMLFARQGKKFDYDLKQLRFSSDLLLEIGAGIELTTAAFPQFFLPMACVANVVKNVAAVTSTSTRTPIYKAYARGENIGDVTAKGESVGNIADLLGTGLSIFISKRNPSLVTSFAFLSCGYLLSSYQEVRSVVLNTLNRARFTVAVDSFIKTGHIPSLKEGNSQETIFNPPWRHEPVAIGSRFGEAFQEPASFLAIRPLFEDERYMVTYNPTKDKVYALLKDQAKSDDIIKAAFHAHVLLHFINASHARRLKQKQKQANPDRSEYLYSRNMDFLAHIAESCKIVSSSYGTFKKKAREQGWIMSESLLNPGKARLCAAKPQ from the exons ATGGCGCCAGCGGTGGGGCTCAAGCGCTCCGCCACGCAGACCATCACTCTGCCGCCGCCCGACACGCGGCTGGCTGTGCGCGATGTCATGCGCTCCACGATCCCGTCGCAGCCCGCCGTGGCGCCGGCGTCCACGGAGAGGCAGGCGCCCGCCGCGGCGTTGCAGGGGTTCCTGTGCCTGGAGGAGGTGGACGGGAGGCGGTGGAGCTACGTGGTGGACGGTGGGGCCGCGAAGGGGAGGAGCAGGGGCGGGGCCGTCCCCGCTGGGGCCGCCGTCAGGGCCGTGCCGCTGCAGTCGCCGCTTCCGCCTGCCGAG GAAATAATGGCATTCATAAGATCATATGTGGTGCCTGAAGGGTTTCCAGACAGTGTTACTCCTTCATATGTACCTTACATGACCTGGAGGGCTCTGAAG CATTTCTTTGGTGGAGCGATGGGAGTGTTTACGACAAGAACCTTGCTGAGTTCTGTTGGAGTCTCTCAAAGCAAGGTAACACCAGGTGCCATTGCTATCAACTGGATCCTCAAG GATGGTGCTGGGCGTGTCGGGAAAATGCTTTTTGCACGTCAAGGAAAGAAGTTTGACTATGACCTAAAGCAG TTGCGGTTTTCTAGTGATCTCTTGTTGGAAATAGGAGCTGGGATAGAATTAACTACTGCTGCATTCCCTCAGTTTTTCTTGCCTATGGCTTGCGTAGCCAATGTTGTAAAG AACGTCGCTGCTGTTACATCAACTTCAACTCGCACTCCAATCTATAAGGCCTATGCTAGAGGAGAAAATATTGGAGATGTCACTGCTAAAGGCGAATCTGTTGGGAACATTGCAGATCTG CTCGGTACTGGTTTGAGTATCtttatctcaaaaaggaatccctcACTGGTGACTTCGTTTGCCTTCCTTTCCTGTGGATATCTCCTGAGTTCATATCAAGAG GTGAGGTCTGTTGTGCTGAATACCCTAAACAGGGCAAGGTTTACCGTCGCAGTGGATTCCTTCATTAAAACTG GTCACATTCCCTCCTTGAAGGAAGGAAACTCACAGGAGACGATATTTAATCCACCTTGGCGGCATGAGCCAGTCGCAATAG GTTCAAGGTTTGGAGAAGCATTTCAAGAGCCAGCTTCATTTCTTGCCATACGACCTCTGTTTGAG GACGAGAGATACATGGTAACATATAACCCAACAAAGGATAAAGTATATGCTTTGCTCAAGGACCAGGCAAAATCAGACGACATTATTAAAGCTGCTTTCCAT GCTCATGTGCTATTGCATTTTATTAATGCATCACATGCTCGGAGACTGAAGCAGAAGCAGAAGCAGGCAAACCCTGACCGATCAGAGTATCTGTACTCTAGAAACATGGATTTCCTGGCACACATCGCTGAATCTTGCAAAATAGTTTCCTCATCATATGGAACATTCAAGAAGAAAGCTAGGGAACAG GGTTGGATAATGTCAGAATCTCTGCTCAACCCTGGCAAGGCTCGATTATGTGCAGCAAAACCACAATGA